In a genomic window of Gloeocapsopsis dulcis:
- a CDS encoding helix-turn-helix domain-containing protein, which yields MSAVINSSQRLNPLDIRQGLAISQERMSSLLKVSTKTVTRWEKGERRPSNQDTLSRLAKLKEIKELGLMVYTPEGFKEFLNTPLPVFNGRCALELLQLGEYETIISALAADYEGMGF from the coding sequence ATGTCAGCAGTTATCAACTCCAGCCAACGGCTAAATCCACTTGATATTCGTCAAGGATTAGCTATTTCTCAGGAGCGCATGAGCAGTTTGCTGAAAGTTAGCACCAAAACAGTAACTCGCTGGGAAAAAGGAGAGCGACGACCCAGCAATCAAGATACGCTGTCACGGTTAGCCAAACTTAAAGAAATTAAAGAGTTAGGACTAATGGTTTATACCCCAGAAGGTTTTAAAGAATTTCTCAATACACCGCTGCCAGTGTTTAATGGACGATGTGCTTTAGAACTTCTCCAATTAGGCGAATACGAAACTATCATTAGTGCTTTAGCTGCTGATTATGAGGGAATGGGCTTCTAA
- a CDS encoding RES domain-containing protein, producing MPLQAYISPWTGYAVRHIPDSLNKTYDVYDFRYCGRSNENRWNTVGEPTLYLAKEKDVALAEYARHFKVDRTMGLASQTHRRQVFRFRVELKYVLDLTSPKVWNTLSLENAPDCFKDKTIARSTANFIRNTTSTQAIIVPSIAFLDNLEQWCLVLFLEKLLPETRKFLPSVTADGFFQIS from the coding sequence ATGCCCCTCCAAGCTTATATATCCCCGTGGACTGGATACGCTGTCCGGCACATACCTGATAGCCTTAATAAGACATACGATGTATACGACTTTAGATATTGCGGTCGGAGCAATGAAAATCGTTGGAATACTGTTGGGGAACCAACGCTGTATCTAGCGAAGGAAAAAGATGTTGCTTTGGCTGAATATGCCCGACATTTTAAGGTAGACCGGACAATGGGTTTAGCTAGCCAAACTCATCGCCGTCAGGTGTTTCGCTTTCGGGTTGAGTTGAAATACGTTCTCGACCTAACAAGTCCAAAAGTTTGGAATACGCTTTCTTTAGAGAATGCGCCAGACTGTTTTAAAGATAAAACAATTGCTCGCTCGACTGCAAACTTTATCCGTAATACTACATCAACTCAAGCTATCATTGTTCCTTCGATTGCCTTTCTCGATAATTTGGAGCAATGGTGTCTAGTTTTATTTTTGGAAAAACTACTGCCAGAAACACGCAAGTTTTTACCATCTGTCACAGCTGATGGATTCTTCCAAATTTCATAA